Below is a genomic region from Pyrococcus kukulkanii.
CCAGGAAAATTGCCAAGAATACACGTGATGTCCCGGAGAAGGGAGGATATTCAGAGCGTGGTACGTAGGTTTCTTAGGCCTTTCGAAATGGAGTACCACTTTGAGTTCCGGTAAGTTTATAAACTATTTTCGCGATAATACCTCGAGGTCCGATGCATCGAACCTGGAGGTGAATACGTGGAGGCCATTGAAAAGCTGAGGAAGGAACTAAGGGCTGGCTTATACTCCTACCTAGTGCTCCTCATCTTGGAGAGAGAGGGAGAACTACATGGGTACGGGATAAGGAAGAAGCTTGAAGAACTCACTAATGGAAGGCTCGTCCCCAGTGAGGGAACCCTTTATGATCTGCTGAAGAGCTTGAAGAAGTACAAGTTGATAGAAGATAGGCTAGTCTTAGTTGGCAAGAAGCCTAGGAGGTATTACAAGCTCACCACCCAGGGAAAGGAGGTTTTAGAGGAACTTAAGGAGGAAGTTAGGGGAATAATTAAGATTTTGGAGGTGGTAGTTTGATTTGGCTTGGCTTGATGATGCTTATAATTGGAGTTCTGACTTTAGCGGTGAGGAACAATCAAAACCCATTCATTGGGGTTAGGTTCTCATATACGTACCTTTCCAAGGAGGCTTGGAGGAGAGCAAATACAATAGCCGGTATCTTGAGCGTAATCCTGGGAGTTGTGGTTTTGATTCAGTCCTACATCGGGGCCAGTAAGAGCGTTGTATTCTCAACTTTCGCCATTGGCATGTTCCTCATTGCCATTTCAACGTACTCAATAGCGAGGAAGGCTTATGAGGTAGAGACCATGAAAGAGGAGCCCCAAGGAGAGATAGAAGAAATGTCCCCAGGATTTCCCAAGGTTATCTACCTCCAGTGGTTCATGATACCCTTAGGCATCGCTATAAAGCTTCCCCTTGAGGATATATTTTTAATTGCCATGGTTCCAGTGATGTCAACTATCGTTGCTAGGGATCCCCTCCTGCTTAGATTGCCCGGAAAGCTAAGGGATATTAGGATGGCACTCTACGCTGTTACCCTGCTTCAAGTGGCCTTCCTTATTTACGGAAAGTTTTAATCCTTCCCTTTCCCTATTCTTTTGGTGGTATTTCATGGAGACGATAGAGGGGGTTATTGTAGTCACTACCGAAACAATCCCTGGGTACAGAATAGTTGAGGTTAAGGGCATAGCAAGGGGAGGAATCGTTAGGGCCACACACCTTGGAAGGGATATTCTCGCGGTTTTCAGAAATATAAAGGGCGGGGAGGTTAAGGAGTACACACAGATGATGGCAGAAGCTAGGGAGGAAGCCCTCAGAAGAATGGCCCTGCACGCTAAGCAACTCGGCGCAAATGCTGTCGTCAACGTGAGGTTCGCAACTTCAAATGTATCTTCCGGAATGGCCGAAGTTTATGCTTATGGCACCGCGGTGGTCATTGAGAGGGAGTGAGTATGAACCCTGCGTTCTTCATCCTGCTCGGTGGTTTTTTGGCTTGGCTTACCTTGTACCTTTTAGGACTGAGAACGTTCAAAGGAGCAGAATTTATACTTGGATTGTTTATCTTCTTCTTCGCTATGCTCCTCCAGGGCCTGGTACAGCAGGGGGCTTTTGTACTTGCAGGCATTAAATCTAATAAGGACATAATCGAGAGAGGTCTAATGCTTGTTGCCAGCCTCTGGGTTGGTCTTTCAGCCGGCTTCATACAGGAGGGAGTTAAGTTTGCCTTGGTCAGGGATAAAAGCAAGAGGCAGGGGGGATTCGTAGGTCTTGGCTTCGGAATAGCTGAGGTATTTGCTGTGATTATTAATATTGCTATCATAAACTTCAAGGGATTAACTCCTGATGTTCCCTTCCTTATGGGCATGCTAAGCCTAGCTGAGAGGTACTTGGTTGTCCTCTTTCACGTTGCCACAACGATTCTTTTGGCTGGGGCATCGGTAAGAACGTTCTTGACCTTAACTGGTATTCACACGGTGGTGGACACTCTCGCAGCGTACTATCAGCTCACTAGACTCGTGGATCCAGTTAAATCCGTGAAGATTCTAATTATCACTGAGGCCGTCCTTGGGCTTGTTGTTCTAGTACTTCTAATATACGCCCTGCCCCAGGCCCTTAAAGAGGAAGAAAAAGAGGAGGTGATCTGGTAGCTATTTCCTAACAAATATCTCCAGCTTCCCTCCGTAGAACTCCTCCACTTTTACATATTTCCCGCTAGTAAGGATGTTTAAGTAGGTGCTTGGATTTTTGTGAACTATCACATCGCTTGCTATCTTCTCCTCTATGCTCTTCCGCCTGAGCATCATTTCGACCTCCGCTTTGGGATAATAGAATCCCCGGCATGGTGTAGAGGTACTTCTCCCTCGCATACTTCAGCACGTGAGAGTCTTGAACCCCGACGGAGTTCCATCTCTCTTTAAGGTCAAAACCCTTCTGAGCAACGGGAATTATGAGGAGGGTTGCTAGAGTTGGGGTTCCATTTTTCTTTTGAAAGCCTCGCCCTTCCGGGCGGAGAGGATGTCAGAAGCCATGGTTTGACGTTCCTCATTCCAACGCGGGCAATCACGATTTCAATTGTCTTTCCAATGAGCTCAATGCCCTCCGCGGCGAGTATTCCAATGACAGGAGAGATCATTATCATAATGAACCCTATGAACGACCAGCCGATCAAAAGGTAGCCCTTTTCATCCTGTCTCTGCTTCAGGAATCCAAGAACGGCTAGAACTGGAAGCACGATTCCTATATCATTGAGTAGCAACTTCAGAAAGTCTGAAACTGAAACTGGCTTGTCTAGGGTAACGACTCTGTTTGCTATTTTGAACGGTCTAAAGTAGCCTCCATAGTGAAGATGTCCCAAGTACAGCCAAGGTAGCAGAACTAGGAAGA
It encodes:
- a CDS encoding ArnT family glycosyltransferase, producing the protein MMYRPPLHPCTLSLLYHFIHDPLTQLKVARIVSAFFFALTASLVYLLSLELFGDFIKGIIASLFFMFNGLALTMGGRELVHSEFTFFYTLAIYFLYTGRKRGEPRRIYLAFISAGLAVLTRYTGLSIIPVFLAYLWLTDYRGRVKKKEYRISFMLFFLVLLPWLYLGHLHYGGYFRPFKIANRVVTLDKPVSVSDFLKLLLNDIGIVLPVLAVLGFLKQRQDEKGYLLIGWSFIGFIMIMISPVIGILAAEGIELIGKTIEIVIARVGMRNVKPWLLTSSPPGRARLSKEKWNPNSSNPPHNSRCSEGF
- a CDS encoding YbjQ family protein — translated: METIEGVIVVTTETIPGYRIVEVKGIARGGIVRATHLGRDILAVFRNIKGGEVKEYTQMMAEAREEALRRMALHAKQLGANAVVNVRFATSNVSSGMAEVYAYGTAVVIERE
- a CDS encoding SdpI family protein — its product is MIWLGLMMLIIGVLTLAVRNNQNPFIGVRFSYTYLSKEAWRRANTIAGILSVILGVVVLIQSYIGASKSVVFSTFAIGMFLIAISTYSIARKAYEVETMKEEPQGEIEEMSPGFPKVIYLQWFMIPLGIAIKLPLEDIFLIAMVPVMSTIVARDPLLLRLPGKLRDIRMALYAVTLLQVAFLIYGKF
- a CDS encoding PadR family transcriptional regulator, encoding MEAIEKLRKELRAGLYSYLVLLILEREGELHGYGIRKKLEELTNGRLVPSEGTLYDLLKSLKKYKLIEDRLVLVGKKPRRYYKLTTQGKEVLEELKEEVRGIIKILEVVV